In Fimbriimonadaceae bacterium, the following are encoded in one genomic region:
- the smpB gene encoding SsrA-binding protein SmpB, translated as MAKKKASDSGSGPPRAIQNRRARYDYEFLDTFEAGIVLIGSEVKSVWQGNANLTDAYCLFRNGELWLINMDVEPYKHAAHFQPDRRRDRKLLLHRRQLTLIERRAQEKSLALIPSKVYFNHGKVKVEIALAKGKREYDKRRQLAKDETRRDIERARSGDY; from the coding sequence ATGGCCAAAAAGAAGGCTTCCGATAGCGGCTCCGGTCCTCCGCGGGCGATTCAAAATCGCCGCGCGCGGTACGACTACGAGTTCCTCGACACGTTCGAGGCCGGCATCGTGCTGATCGGTTCCGAGGTGAAGAGCGTCTGGCAGGGAAACGCCAACTTGACCGATGCGTACTGCCTGTTCCGCAACGGGGAGCTTTGGCTGATCAACATGGACGTCGAGCCGTACAAGCACGCGGCCCACTTCCAACCCGACCGCAGACGCGACCGGAAGTTGCTGCTGCACCGGCGGCAGCTCACCTTGATCGAAAGGCGCGCGCAGGAGAAATCTCTGGCCTTGATCCCAAGCAAGGTGTATTTCAACCACGGGAAGGTCAAGGTCGAGATCGCCCTGGCCAAAGGAAAGCGCGAGTACGACAAGCGGCGGCAACTGGCCAAGGACGAGACACGGCGGGACATCGAGCGGGCACGTTCGGGCGATTATTAA
- a CDS encoding PilZ domain-containing protein, whose amino-acid sequence MEPVNGSQHAATPGSEVGIIFYEDATPHALTSTVVSVRPFAATCSEPASERLKPGQRVMLVLESDGKYAKAEAEIAEVVPDGDGWRIQVGHFGWEEVDRRRFPRHPIEASVSLRSVIESEDGVEVQHFGGKTEDISLGGVWVVPDRPLTPGALVEINMTLGTQPVRILAIVARDAGRGGVGLEFLDYVGGARYYLHGFLNKGEAA is encoded by the coding sequence GTGGAACCTGTCAACGGATCACAGCATGCCGCGACGCCCGGGAGCGAGGTCGGAATCATCTTCTATGAAGACGCGACCCCCCACGCCCTGACGTCGACGGTCGTCTCGGTGCGCCCCTTCGCCGCGACCTGCAGCGAGCCCGCCTCCGAGCGCTTGAAACCCGGGCAACGCGTCATGCTCGTCCTCGAAAGCGACGGCAAGTACGCCAAGGCCGAAGCCGAGATCGCCGAGGTGGTGCCCGACGGGGACGGGTGGCGGATCCAAGTGGGCCACTTCGGTTGGGAAGAGGTGGATCGCCGACGGTTCCCGCGCCACCCGATCGAGGCCTCCGTGTCGCTCCGATCGGTCATCGAGTCCGAAGACGGGGTCGAGGTCCAGCACTTTGGCGGCAAGACCGAGGATATCAGCCTCGGCGGCGTCTGGGTCGTTCCGGACCGGCCATTGACGCCCGGGGCGCTCGTCGAGATCAACATGACCCTCGGCACGCAACCCGTACGCATCCTCGCCATCGTCGCCCGCGATGCGGGACGAGGCGGAGTGGGGCTCGAGTTTCTCGACTATGTCGGCGGAGCCCGGTACTACCTGCACGGCTTCCTCAACAAAGGCGAAGCCGCTTAA
- the miaA gene encoding tRNA (adenosine(37)-N6)-dimethylallyltransferase MiaA: MHSGRPVLVGVYGPTASGKSELAEALANELDAGLVNADAFQVYRGLDIGTAKPVVRDRYSLLDVVDPQDSFSVGQWIALALDELETLWSAGRSAVVVGGTGLYLRALFEEYAELAGPPDAGVREELAARESDEGLGALAAELQRLAPERAATIDLRNPVRVKRELEKLRSNAQPAPFQLPPFGKVKIGLWLPSEAAEARIAARVESMFEQGWAQEVHGLLDAGVAESAPGMRAIGYRDIAAMLRGTLSRSQAIEQIASATRQYAKRQRTWMRAEPNLHPLEGGLKCAPVGRAMELIRARREELK; this comes from the coding sequence ATGCACTCCGGTCGGCCGGTCCTCGTGGGCGTGTACGGGCCGACGGCATCCGGCAAGTCCGAGCTCGCCGAGGCCCTCGCCAACGAGCTGGACGCCGGCTTGGTCAACGCCGATGCGTTCCAGGTGTACCGCGGGCTCGACATCGGCACGGCCAAACCCGTTGTTCGGGACCGGTACTCGCTCCTGGACGTGGTCGATCCGCAGGATAGCTTCAGCGTCGGGCAGTGGATCGCCCTGGCGCTGGACGAGTTGGAGACCCTCTGGAGTGCAGGCCGCTCGGCCGTCGTCGTCGGGGGAACGGGCTTGTACCTGCGCGCACTGTTCGAGGAGTATGCCGAGCTCGCGGGCCCTCCGGACGCGGGCGTGCGCGAGGAGCTCGCCGCGCGCGAAAGCGACGAGGGGCTTGGCGCGCTCGCCGCGGAACTGCAGCGCCTGGCGCCGGAGCGCGCGGCGACGATCGATTTGAGGAATCCCGTGCGCGTCAAGCGCGAATTGGAGAAATTGCGCTCAAATGCACAACCCGCCCCCTTTCAACTTCCCCCCTTCGGCAAGGTAAAAATCGGACTCTGGCTTCCGAGCGAGGCCGCGGAAGCGCGGATCGCCGCGCGCGTGGAGTCGATGTTCGAGCAAGGATGGGCTCAAGAGGTTCACGGGTTGCTCGACGCGGGGGTTGCAGAATCGGCCCCGGGAATGCGGGCGATCGGCTACCGCGACATCGCCGCAATGTTGCGGGGTACTTTGTCGAGAAGCCAAGCGATCGAGCAGATCGCGAGTGCGACGAGGCAATATGCTAAGAGGCAACGCACGTGGATGCGTGCGGAGCCAAACCTCCACCCGTTGGAGGGAGGATTGAAATGCGCGCCGGTTGGGCGCGCGATGGAGTTGATTCGCGCTCGGCGCGAGGAGTTGAAATAG
- a CDS encoding LemA family protein, producing MWIALTALAVVLALVIAQYNAIVSLRQMVRNAWSDVDVYLKRRAELIPNLVAAVKGYASHEAAVLEGLAEARSRAIQLNVPNSEKAAAEGQVGERLVKALVLAESYPELKANENFLNLQRELADTEKHLASARQYYNACVRDLNIKIEAFPSSLVAGAMGAKHGEFFELESVAERVAPSVGSGSAPKV from the coding sequence ATGTGGATCGCCCTGACCGCCCTCGCCGTGGTGCTCGCCCTCGTCATCGCGCAGTACAACGCCATCGTTTCCCTGCGCCAGATGGTCCGCAACGCCTGGTCGGACGTCGACGTGTACCTGAAGCGTCGGGCCGAGCTCATTCCGAACCTCGTCGCCGCGGTGAAGGGGTACGCGTCGCACGAAGCGGCTGTGCTCGAGGGCCTGGCGGAGGCGCGGTCGCGGGCAATCCAACTCAACGTGCCCAATTCCGAGAAGGCCGCGGCGGAGGGACAGGTCGGGGAGCGCCTCGTCAAGGCCCTCGTGTTGGCCGAGAGCTATCCCGAACTCAAAGCAAACGAGAACTTCCTCAACCTCCAGCGCGAGCTGGCGGACACCGAGAAGCACCTCGCCTCGGCCCGCCAGTACTACAACGCGTGCGTGCGCGACCTCAACATCAAGATCGAAGCCTTCCCGAGCAGCCTCGTCGCTGGGGCCATGGGTGCCAAACACGGGGAGTTCTTCGAACTCGAATCGGTCGCCGAGCGGGTCGCGCCGTCCGTGGGCTCCGGGTCGGCCCCGAAGGTATAG
- a CDS encoding PBP1A family penicillin-binding protein → MATKSVGRRRRKARSPWARRIKTSLSLILLLGLAGATVLGVVMSIKLREAQARIGSLPDVMAEVSRNPSVIVSADNKVLYSVSSEYRQPVKFAEIPKIVIDATLAAEDKRFYEHPGVDYWAAARAAVANVRDLRTSQGGSTITMQVVKRVYTSTERSVGRKLDDVALAIAVERQLNKNQILELYLNQIYYGSGAYGIKSAADVYFSKPLDKLTVAEAALLARCVRRPSDENPFRSPKRAIENRNVVLGIMRDEGMIDAKTYDKAIHEPLRLNPRPPGTGARLIRAPHFVMAVLDDELKKRMPGLDLSRGGYRIETTLNTDLQEEAEKQIADLVRKNRSRKVNNGAFVLLDRDGRVLAMVGGVDFHKDQFNAVTQGRRQPGSSFKPFVYATALASGAIGPRDSISNDPYSLTDPVTGKVWSPKNSGGHTGGSVSVRSAIALSINIPAVRVMEKVGPSAVVAAARSVFGFHSELPAVMSLALGSGEVSPLEMAEGYSVFMLHGDRFEPFMIRRVIGPDGEVVKDFQPNIRRNVLSSEVASQMDSFLRVVVTNGTATKARVIDNARGKTGTTSDNKDAWFCGYTDELIGIGWVANPQRDGNRWTYEPMASSVFGGKVTIDAWVGVMKKAQAMFKDGSLRKRFDGKTEYVDMSVKDVVVEPPPIPDENPPPDEQDGFPDTVPPIGTTPPIGNEPPPDDPTRRTEPPPRENPPNGEGRRREEQTVSVEVCVDSGLRANRYCPETVTRKFAVGKEPKRTCNLHGTHR, encoded by the coding sequence GTGGCGACGAAATCCGTAGGCCGAAGACGCCGCAAGGCGCGCAGTCCGTGGGCGCGCCGCATCAAGACCTCGCTCTCGTTGATCCTTTTGCTGGGATTGGCGGGCGCGACCGTGCTCGGCGTGGTCATGTCGATCAAGCTGCGCGAGGCGCAGGCTCGGATCGGGTCGCTCCCCGACGTGATGGCCGAGGTGAGCCGCAATCCCTCGGTGATCGTGAGTGCGGACAACAAGGTGCTCTACTCGGTGAGCTCGGAGTACCGGCAGCCCGTCAAGTTCGCGGAGATCCCGAAGATCGTGATCGACGCCACGCTGGCGGCCGAGGACAAGCGCTTCTACGAACACCCTGGGGTGGACTACTGGGCCGCTGCCCGAGCCGCGGTGGCCAACGTCCGCGATCTCCGGACGAGCCAAGGGGGAAGCACGATCACCATGCAGGTGGTCAAGCGCGTGTACACGAGCACGGAGCGGTCCGTCGGCCGCAAGCTCGACGACGTGGCCTTGGCCATCGCCGTCGAGCGTCAGCTCAACAAGAACCAGATCCTCGAGCTGTACTTGAACCAGATCTACTACGGCAGCGGCGCCTACGGCATCAAGTCCGCCGCGGACGTCTACTTCAGCAAGCCGCTGGACAAGCTCACCGTGGCGGAAGCGGCGTTGCTGGCCCGCTGCGTGCGCCGCCCGAGCGACGAAAACCCCTTCCGCTCCCCGAAGCGCGCGATTGAAAACCGCAACGTCGTGCTCGGCATCATGCGCGACGAGGGGATGATCGACGCTAAGACCTACGACAAGGCGATCCACGAACCCCTCCGGCTGAACCCGCGACCGCCGGGAACGGGCGCCCGGCTGATCCGCGCGCCGCACTTCGTGATGGCCGTGCTGGACGACGAGCTGAAGAAGCGCATGCCCGGACTCGACCTCTCGCGAGGGGGCTACCGGATCGAAACGACGCTGAACACCGACCTTCAGGAAGAGGCAGAGAAACAGATCGCCGACCTGGTGAGGAAGAACCGCTCGCGGAAGGTGAACAACGGCGCGTTTGTGCTCCTGGACCGGGACGGACGCGTGCTCGCCATGGTCGGCGGCGTGGACTTCCACAAAGACCAGTTCAACGCGGTGACCCAGGGGCGCCGGCAACCCGGATCGAGCTTCAAGCCGTTCGTCTACGCGACCGCCCTCGCCTCGGGCGCGATCGGCCCGCGCGACTCGATCAGCAACGACCCGTATTCGCTCACCGATCCCGTCACCGGCAAAGTGTGGTCTCCGAAGAACTCGGGCGGGCACACCGGGGGGAGCGTGAGCGTCCGTTCGGCCATCGCCCTCTCGATCAACATCCCGGCGGTCCGCGTGATGGAGAAAGTGGGCCCGTCGGCCGTCGTTGCCGCCGCACGGAGCGTGTTCGGCTTTCACTCGGAACTTCCGGCGGTCATGTCCCTCGCGCTCGGCTCCGGCGAGGTCTCGCCCCTCGAAATGGCCGAAGGGTACAGCGTCTTCATGCTGCACGGCGACCGGTTCGAGCCCTTCATGATCCGGCGCGTGATCGGACCGGATGGAGAGGTCGTCAAGGACTTCCAGCCCAACATCCGCCGCAACGTGCTCTCCTCCGAAGTGGCGTCGCAGATGGATTCGTTCCTGCGCGTCGTGGTGACCAACGGGACCGCGACCAAGGCCCGGGTCATCGACAACGCCCGGGGGAAGACGGGGACGACGTCCGACAACAAGGACGCCTGGTTCTGCGGCTACACCGACGAGCTGATCGGCATCGGTTGGGTGGCGAACCCCCAGCGCGATGGCAACCGATGGACCTACGAGCCGATGGCGTCGAGCGTCTTCGGCGGCAAGGTCACGATCGACGCCTGGGTCGGCGTGATGAAGAAGGCCCAGGCCATGTTCAAGGACGGCTCGCTTCGCAAGCGCTTCGACGGGAAGACGGAGTACGTCGACATGTCCGTGAAGGACGTGGTGGTCGAACCGCCCCCGATCCCCGACGAGAATCCGCCGCCTGACGAGCAGGACGGCTTTCCCGACACCGTTCCCCCGATTGGAACGACCCCCCCGATCGGCAACGAGCCGCCGCCGGACGATCCCACGCGACGCACCGAGCCTCCTCCCCGCGAAAACCCGCCGAACGGCGAGGGGCGCCGCCGGGAGGAGCAGACCGTTTCGGTCGAGGTCTGCGTCGACAGCGGATTGCGCGCCAACCGGTACTGCCCGGAGACCGTCACGCGGAAATTCGCCGTGGGCAAAGAGCCCAAACGCACCTGCAACCTGCACGGAACGCATCGCTGA
- a CDS encoding sigma-70 family RNA polymerase sigma factor, whose translation MEFCLEAMGLSPDRRAQAATEEALVERCRRRDVEAFGKIVDAYQSRVFGFVRRMVGDGEDASDIAQEVFIRAFQSIHRFDGRSSVRTWLFRIAHNLCVDRARRSRRSPAEMRLDAFHGEEEPFEIADHRGNPEGAVLDDELALAMEQGIASLSDKLRSVLLLHDRDDLSYEQIAEVLGVPVGTVKSRLFLARAHLQAVMKAYVDPKDLE comes from the coding sequence ATGGAGTTTTGCCTTGAGGCCATGGGACTGAGCCCCGATCGACGCGCGCAGGCGGCAACCGAAGAAGCGCTCGTCGAGCGGTGCCGTCGTCGGGACGTGGAAGCGTTCGGCAAGATCGTGGACGCGTACCAGAGCCGCGTCTTTGGTTTTGTGCGTCGGATGGTCGGCGACGGCGAGGACGCCTCGGACATCGCCCAAGAGGTGTTCATTCGAGCATTCCAGAGCATCCATCGATTCGACGGCCGCTCTTCGGTGCGGACGTGGCTCTTCCGCATCGCGCACAACCTTTGCGTGGACCGCGCGCGTCGCTCGCGACGGTCGCCTGCCGAGATGCGGCTCGATGCGTTCCACGGCGAAGAGGAGCCCTTCGAGATCGCCGATCATCGCGGAAACCCCGAGGGGGCGGTGTTGGACGACGAGTTGGCGTTGGCGATGGAGCAGGGGATCGCCTCGCTGAGCGACAAGTTGCGCTCGGTGCTGTTGCTGCACGATCGGGACGACCTCTCGTACGAGCAGATCGCCGAGGTGCTGGGCGTGCCCGTGGGAACGGTCAAGAGCCGGCTGTTCCTTGCGCGGGCGCACCTTCAGGCCGTGATGAAGGCCTACGTGGATCCAAAGGATTTGGAATAG
- the dapF gene encoding diaminopimelate epimerase has product MIPFTKMHGIGNDFVVVDAVASNPLEGRDAAVLARAINDRRFGVGGDGLIVVDRPSDVFRMRMFNPDGSESEMCGNGVRCVARLLKERGHADSPQIALDTGAGRLTLDLLEDRRVRVDMGPARLTRGAIGMTGAPDERFVDQPIAVGNTTLSGTAVGMGNPHLVLFVDDAGAVPLARLGAELEHHEAFPNRVNVHFVQVLDRSTLLQRTWERGAGATLACGTGACACAVAGFLTGRSDRRATLRLPGGELEIEYALDGRVLMTGPAETVFEGHWPFRPEPSG; this is encoded by the coding sequence GTGATCCCCTTCACGAAGATGCACGGGATCGGAAACGATTTCGTGGTCGTCGACGCCGTGGCGTCCAACCCGCTCGAGGGAAGGGACGCCGCAGTGCTCGCACGTGCAATCAACGACCGGCGGTTCGGCGTCGGCGGCGATGGCCTCATCGTGGTGGACCGGCCCTCGGACGTGTTCCGCATGCGGATGTTCAACCCGGACGGCTCGGAGAGCGAGATGTGCGGCAACGGCGTCCGCTGCGTCGCACGGTTGTTGAAGGAGCGCGGCCACGCCGATTCGCCCCAGATCGCCCTGGATACGGGTGCCGGGCGCCTGACGCTCGATCTGCTCGAGGATCGACGCGTGCGCGTCGATATGGGGCCGGCCCGCCTCACGCGAGGCGCCATCGGCATGACGGGCGCCCCCGACGAGCGTTTTGTCGACCAGCCGATCGCCGTGGGAAACACGACGTTGTCGGGGACGGCGGTCGGGATGGGCAACCCCCACCTCGTGCTCTTCGTCGACGATGCGGGGGCCGTCCCGCTGGCCCGGTTGGGTGCAGAGCTGGAGCACCACGAAGCGTTTCCCAACCGGGTCAACGTCCACTTCGTTCAAGTTCTCGATCGTTCGACGCTCCTCCAGCGGACGTGGGAGCGCGGGGCGGGTGCGACGCTGGCTTGCGGCACCGGTGCGTGCGCGTGCGCAGTCGCGGGTTTCCTCACGGGAAGAAGCGATCGCCGAGCCACGCTGCGGCTGCCCGGCGGCGAGTTGGAGATCGAATATGCCCTGGACGGGAGGGTGTTGATGACCGGTCCCGCCGAAACGGTCTTCGAGGGGCACTGGCCGTTCAGGCCCGAGCCGTCCGGTTAA
- a CDS encoding adenine phosphoribosyltransferase, producing the protein MAELLATTLIRDVPDFPKPGIIFKDISPVLQHPAAYNEVVDLLCEDAKARGAETIVGIESRGFLFGVPIALRLGLPFAMARKLGKLPFDRISEEYALEYGTNTVEMQIDAIDPGQRAYVVDDLLATGGTAAAAARLVERLNGSVCGFGFMVELSFLKGRENLLGYPITALLEY; encoded by the coding sequence ATGGCCGAACTCCTAGCGACCACCCTGATCCGGGACGTCCCCGATTTCCCAAAGCCGGGAATCATCTTCAAAGACATCTCGCCCGTTCTCCAGCACCCGGCGGCGTACAACGAGGTCGTCGACCTTCTGTGCGAGGACGCCAAGGCCCGCGGCGCCGAGACGATCGTCGGCATCGAGAGCCGCGGGTTCTTGTTCGGCGTGCCGATCGCGCTGCGGCTCGGCCTGCCGTTCGCCATGGCCCGCAAGCTCGGAAAGCTCCCGTTCGACCGCATCTCCGAGGAGTACGCCCTCGAGTACGGGACGAACACCGTGGAGATGCAGATCGATGCCATCGACCCCGGCCAACGCGCCTACGTGGTGGACGACCTGCTCGCCACCGGAGGAACGGCCGCCGCGGCCGCGCGGCTCGTCGAACGCCTCAACGGCAGCGTGTGCGGCTTCGGCTTCATGGTCGAGCTCTCCTTCCTCAAGGGCCGGGAGAATCTCCTCGGCTATCCCATCACCGCCTTGTTGGAGTATTGA
- the hfq gene encoding RNA chaperone Hfq, with the protein MGKSINLQDMFLNQVRKEGIGVTVYLSNSVQLRGQVRGFDAFTILLETPGKPTQLVYKHAVATIVPARTVGTYRNTEHPPSEHHAPPEDE; encoded by the coding sequence ATGGGCAAATCGATCAATCTACAGGACATGTTCCTGAACCAGGTGCGCAAGGAAGGAATCGGCGTCACCGTCTACCTCTCGAACAGCGTCCAGCTCCGCGGTCAGGTCCGCGGGTTCGACGCGTTCACGATCTTGCTGGAAACACCCGGCAAACCCACCCAGCTCGTCTACAAGCACGCGGTGGCGACCATCGTGCCCGCACGAACCGTTGGGACGTACCGAAACACGGAGCACCCGCCGTCCGAGCATCACGCGCCGCCCGAGGACGAGTGA
- a CDS encoding ABC-2 family transporter protein: protein MPRTLRKWRAVFSVYFQDGLAYRAAGVIWIMTDVVTAVTMPLVWAAAGKSGPIAGFTTSDFVLYYLCMLLLGSFITSHIMWDVAMEIKEGQFSTNLIRPINFFQFTFFRNLAWRVIRFSLFAPFFVLLLFAYRGFLGEATLEFGWMFWTSVLLGHLVSFSFVMMMAMIALFFQETQSIFGLYYIPMMFLSGQLFPVAVLPDWARQVAHLFPFYFTTGAPTEILIGRLTGGDALGALATQLVWIAVCSGLAKLFWKKGLPYYTGVGM from the coding sequence ATGCCTCGGACGCTTCGAAAGTGGCGCGCGGTGTTCTCCGTCTACTTCCAGGACGGGTTGGCTTACCGGGCCGCGGGCGTGATCTGGATCATGACGGACGTTGTCACGGCCGTCACGATGCCCCTCGTGTGGGCCGCGGCAGGGAAGAGCGGGCCCATCGCCGGATTCACCACGAGCGACTTCGTCCTCTACTACCTGTGCATGCTGCTGCTGGGCAGCTTCATCACGAGCCACATCATGTGGGACGTGGCGATGGAGATCAAGGAGGGGCAGTTCTCCACCAACCTGATCCGGCCCATCAACTTCTTCCAGTTCACGTTCTTCCGCAATCTGGCGTGGCGCGTGATCCGGTTTTCGCTCTTCGCCCCGTTCTTCGTGCTGCTGCTGTTCGCCTACCGGGGGTTCCTCGGCGAGGCGACCCTGGAGTTCGGCTGGATGTTCTGGACGAGCGTCTTGCTCGGCCACCTCGTGAGCTTCAGCTTTGTGATGATGATGGCGATGATCGCCCTGTTCTTCCAGGAGACCCAGTCGATCTTCGGCCTGTACTACATCCCGATGATGTTCCTGTCCGGCCAGCTCTTTCCCGTGGCGGTCTTGCCGGACTGGGCGCGCCAGGTCGCCCACCTCTTTCCGTTCTACTTCACGACCGGAGCGCCGACGGAAATTCTCATCGGGCGCCTGACCGGCGGCGACGCCTTGGGTGCGCTCGCGACCCAGCTCGTCTGGATCGCCGTGTGCTCGGGCTTGGCCAAGCTGTTCTGGAAGAAGGGGCTGCCCTACTACACCGGCGTCGGAATGTAG
- a CDS encoding M20/M25/M40 family metallo-hydrolase has translation MVNEERLVSLFRELCLIDAPSLAEAESVAHVKGILTEMGLRVEEDRAGEKIGGNANNLIAWLDGNVPGAPKVFLSAHFDTVEPTRGLEIGERDGVLFSESDTILGADDKAGMAPAIEAVRALIEIQPPHGDVCLLFSVAEEIGLKGAAALDIASLGLDFGYVLDTGPPVGSFVTRTGSHDKLDVTILGKPAHAGKDPEKGISAIEVAAEAISGMKLGRIGPETTANIGVIEGGTGTNIVCPKVHLRAEARSTSVAELDAQIDHMVCRFEAAAEKFGAQVIIDHARHYGGYSIEPQAKVVAVAAAAAGELGFGAELRTTLGGSDANVFNAAGVPCIVLGTGMQQIHTHDEHVSRADLVQTARLAYRILVKAGEV, from the coding sequence ATGGTCAACGAGGAACGCTTGGTCTCCCTCTTTCGCGAGCTGTGCCTGATCGACGCGCCCTCGCTCGCCGAAGCCGAGAGCGTCGCGCACGTGAAGGGGATCTTGACCGAGATGGGCCTTCGGGTCGAGGAGGATCGCGCCGGGGAGAAGATCGGGGGAAACGCGAACAACCTGATCGCCTGGTTGGACGGCAACGTGCCCGGCGCGCCCAAGGTGTTTCTCTCCGCCCACTTCGACACGGTCGAACCCACCCGCGGGCTTGAGATCGGAGAGCGCGACGGCGTGCTCTTCAGTGAAAGCGACACGATTCTGGGCGCGGACGACAAGGCGGGCATGGCGCCGGCCATCGAGGCCGTGCGCGCCCTCATCGAGATCCAGCCTCCGCATGGCGACGTGTGCCTCCTCTTCAGCGTCGCCGAGGAGATCGGACTCAAGGGGGCGGCCGCCCTGGATATCGCCTCGCTGGGCCTCGATTTCGGCTACGTGCTCGACACGGGTCCGCCGGTGGGCTCGTTCGTGACGCGAACGGGTTCGCACGACAAGCTGGACGTGACCATCCTCGGCAAGCCCGCCCACGCGGGAAAAGACCCCGAGAAGGGGATCAGCGCGATCGAGGTCGCCGCGGAGGCGATCAGCGGGATGAAGTTGGGCCGCATCGGGCCCGAGACCACGGCGAACATCGGCGTGATCGAGGGAGGAACGGGAACCAACATCGTGTGCCCGAAGGTGCACCTGCGTGCCGAAGCGCGGAGCACGAGCGTCGCGGAGCTCGACGCGCAGATCGACCACATGGTGTGCCGTTTCGAGGCGGCCGCGGAGAAGTTTGGAGCCCAGGTGATCATCGACCACGCCCGCCACTACGGGGGCTATTCGATCGAACCTCAGGCGAAGGTGGTCGCCGTGGCGGCGGCCGCCGCGGGCGAGCTGGGTTTCGGCGCAGAGCTGCGCACGACGTTGGGAGGCAGCGACGCGAACGTGTTCAACGCCGCGGGCGTGCCGTGCATCGTGTTGGGAACGGGGATGCAGCAAATCCACACGCACGACGAGCATGTGTCGCGGGCGGACCTGGTGCAGACCGCGCGGCTCGCGTACCGCATCCTGGTGAAAGCAGGCGAGGTTTGA